From one Lycium barbarum isolate Lr01 chromosome 6, ASM1917538v2, whole genome shotgun sequence genomic stretch:
- the LOC132645289 gene encoding uncharacterized protein LOC132645289 isoform X1, giving the protein MVDEPHVPLLPLEYIVANNQTKSDAFNKVGEGIQCEPNGCQSNPNETPATKNTPLDTPAITTSLFQFPTTTSPSQFPTNSSTPQTEVAENSPQQTEPADSENANQVSSDHVDEESDSIDSDVESDHVAVFDNPDGDDGSDIHEEVKTFRAERRAYKRRTRREKKGKSNPDDVPLGEVEQDIGFDETEPNNRGLEGRVGGDEPFYFSSNACSCTSEEDDVEEGVNLKARRESKYIRFDPACKKVVWQLSMIFQSVNEFRDAVTRYSLQKHIPLDKFVNEPSTVKVTCRDGCPWLIYAKLDNSTKNFQIKTYYPKHKCV; this is encoded by the coding sequence ATGGTGGATGAACCACATGTGCCCCTATTGCCATTGGAATATATTGTTGCCAACAACCAAACAAAAAGTGATGCTTTTAATAAAGTTGGTGAGGGTATCCAATGTGAACCAAATGGTTGTCAAAGCAACCCTAATGAGACCCCAGCCACTAAAAATACACCACTTGACACTCCAGCCATTACTACTTCACTCTTTCAATTTCCCACTACTACTTCACCCTCTCAATTTCCCACTAATTCTTCAACCCCACAAACAGAAGTTGCTGAAAATTCACCCCAACAAACTGAACCTGCAGATAGTGAAAATGCAAATCAAGTAAGTAGTGACCATGTTGATGAGGAATCTGACTCAATAGATTCTGATGTAGAATCTGACCATGTGGCAGTATTTGATAATCCAGATGGTGATGATGGATCTGATATACATGAGGAAGTTAAAACATTTAGGGCTGAAAGGAGGGCTTATAAGAGAAGGACTAGAAGAGAGAAAAAGGGGAAATCTAACCCTGATGATGTACCTTTAGGTGAAGTTGAACAAGACATAGGATTTGATGAAACAGAACCTAACAATAGAGGTTTAGAAGGAAGGGTAGGTGGTGATGAACCTTTTTACTTTAGTTCTAATGCATGTAGTTGTACATCTGAGGAGGATGATGTTGAGGAGGGGGTAAACTTGAAAGCTAGAAGGGAAAGTAAATACATAAGGTTTGACCCTGCATGTAAGAAGGTAGTATGGCAACTTAGTATGATTTTTCAGAGTGTTAATGAGTTTAGAGATGCTGTGACTAGATATTCACTTCAGAAGCATATTCCGTTAGATAAGTTTGTGAATGAGCCTTCAACGGTGAAGGTCACATGTAGAGATGGTTGTCCTTGGTTAATTTATGCTAAGCTGGACAATTCAACCAAGAATTTTCAAATCAAAACATACTATCCTAAACATAAATGTGTTTAG